From a single Lactococcus allomyrinae genomic region:
- the dltD gene encoding D-alanyl-lipoteichoic acid biosynthesis protein DltD produces the protein MKTKIFKALGPLFAALVLTGILIFVPINVGTRYSQKQLTKFAQAPYNTPSFTGYSVKKQAFSNSNFLPLLGSSELGHIDPFHPSAYFSKYPAGFTPYLAGQPGTTTLTHFFYVNSVAEQLKNRKIVFIISPQWFSKRGITESEFENFISKGEIYSWIKNANSKSISTQKMAQRLLNFRSLEAEKTIHSAVERLAAGKVMTNWQHLLVSMSLQFWRKEDLLFSGISQITANHIGLSPKIHNLSHHLPQIWNIEKLDRLAYLKGRKAADNNPFCINNTIWKNKMKAIYKSRKNRMGRVNYLRSPEYTDFQQLLNTFAANHDDVLFVIQPVNGNWYRYSGLSEKALQDFSIKIRQQLNTQGFNQVADFTGMYNTPYAVGDTIHFGYRGWLAVDQSIKKFMKQPSKVDYHLDNSRFLSQDWAMNEEN, from the coding sequence ATGAAAACTAAAATCTTTAAAGCTTTGGGCCCTCTTTTCGCAGCACTCGTTTTGACAGGTATTTTGATATTTGTTCCTATCAATGTTGGAACAAGATACTCACAAAAACAACTTACAAAATTTGCCCAAGCTCCCTACAATACGCCAAGTTTCACAGGATACTCAGTAAAAAAACAGGCATTTTCAAATTCCAATTTTTTACCTCTTCTAGGGTCATCAGAGCTAGGACACATTGACCCTTTTCACCCCAGTGCTTATTTTTCGAAATATCCAGCGGGCTTTACTCCATATCTAGCGGGGCAACCAGGGACAACAACGCTGACACATTTTTTCTATGTGAATTCAGTAGCTGAACAATTAAAAAATCGGAAAATAGTCTTCATTATAAGCCCACAGTGGTTCTCCAAGCGGGGAATTACAGAGTCAGAATTTGAAAACTTTATCTCCAAGGGTGAAATCTATTCTTGGATAAAAAACGCAAATTCAAAATCTATATCAACTCAAAAAATGGCACAACGTCTATTGAACTTCAGATCACTTGAAGCTGAAAAAACGATTCATTCAGCAGTTGAACGGCTAGCCGCCGGTAAAGTCATGACCAATTGGCAACATCTATTAGTTTCAATGTCACTACAATTTTGGCGTAAAGAAGATTTACTATTTTCAGGAATATCACAGATTACAGCAAATCATATTGGCCTATCTCCAAAAATACATAATTTGTCACATCATCTTCCTCAGATATGGAACATTGAAAAATTAGACCGATTAGCATATCTAAAAGGAAGAAAAGCTGCTGATAATAATCCATTCTGTATTAACAATACGATATGGAAAAACAAGATGAAAGCAATTTATAAAAGTCGTAAAAATCGGATGGGAAGGGTAAACTATTTACGAAGTCCAGAGTATACAGATTTCCAACAATTGTTAAATACATTCGCAGCAAATCACGATGATGTTCTCTTTGTTATCCAACCCGTGAATGGTAATTGGTATCGCTACTCAGGACTATCTGAGAAAGCACTACAAGACTTCAGTATCAAAATTCGTCAGCAATTGAATACTCAAGGTTTTAATCAAGTGGCGGATTTCACGGGAATGTATAATACACCATATGCTGTTGGCGATACGATTCACTTTGGCTATAGAGGTTGGTTAGCTGTAGACCAATCCATAAAGAAATTTATGAAACAACCGAGCAAAGTAGACTATCATCTTGATAACTCACGATTTTTATCTCAAGATTGGGCAATGAATGAAGAAAACTAA
- the dltB gene encoding D-alanyl-lipoteichoic acid biosynthesis protein DltB, translating into MQPYSTPFYFVILSIALAPLVIAQIFGKKMVWYQFVFTLGFLWLTFSGSITFLALIGFGIFQTLLIKGYECFRIKQQKNWTAIFYLAIILAISPLVVVKATPLISPEHPASIIGFLGISYITFKSVAMIMEMRDGLIKSVPLKDFLYFFYFYPTISSGPIDRFRRFSKELKAPVSQKYPELLNQGIFRIFQGFLYKFIIGYLIDQYWLHGVAIAATLHPNFWTITQSMYAYGLYLFFDFAGYSLFAIGVSNLMGYDLPHNFNKPFLAKNIHEFWQRWHMTLSFWFRDFVFMRLVKTFMVKKWSKNMVTISNIGYLTNMLLMGFWHGLTWYYVLYGLYHAFLMILYDAWNRLKKRRNWVIPNTKWTRAISIFITFNLVFIGFLIFSGIPNYIIMHYINPFNPLPNF; encoded by the coding sequence GTGCAACCTTATTCAACTCCCTTTTATTTTGTAATTCTTAGTATAGCTCTGGCACCGCTTGTTATTGCACAGATTTTTGGAAAAAAAATGGTGTGGTATCAGTTTGTATTTACTCTTGGTTTTCTCTGGTTAACTTTTTCAGGAAGCATCACTTTCTTGGCGTTGATTGGTTTTGGCATTTTTCAAACATTACTTATCAAAGGGTATGAATGTTTTCGGATTAAACAACAAAAGAATTGGACAGCTATTTTTTATCTAGCGATTATTTTAGCTATTTCTCCTCTTGTTGTTGTTAAAGCAACTCCGCTCATATCTCCCGAACATCCAGCGTCAATTATTGGTTTCTTAGGAATATCTTATATCACTTTTAAAAGTGTCGCAATGATTATGGAAATGCGTGATGGATTGATCAAGTCAGTTCCACTCAAAGATTTCCTATACTTTTTCTATTTTTATCCAACAATTTCATCAGGACCGATTGACCGATTTAGAAGATTTAGCAAAGAACTAAAAGCACCCGTTTCTCAAAAATATCCAGAGCTACTAAATCAAGGAATTTTCCGAATTTTTCAGGGCTTTCTCTATAAGTTTATCATTGGGTATCTTATTGACCAATATTGGCTTCATGGAGTAGCAATCGCAGCAACGCTTCATCCTAATTTTTGGACAATTACCCAGTCCATGTATGCCTATGGTCTTTATCTCTTTTTCGACTTCGCTGGTTATTCTCTATTTGCGATTGGTGTAAGTAATTTGATGGGATATGACCTTCCTCATAACTTTAATAAACCCTTTTTAGCCAAGAATATCCATGAATTTTGGCAACGCTGGCACATGACTTTAAGTTTTTGGTTTAGAGATTTTGTTTTTATGCGTTTAGTGAAAACATTCATGGTAAAAAAATGGTCAAAAAACATGGTAACCATTTCTAATATCGGTTACCTAACGAATATGTTGCTTATGGGATTTTGGCATGGTCTGACATGGTACTATGTGCTCTATGGACTATATCATGCGTTTCTAATGATTCTATATGATGCATGGAATCGTCTGAAAAAACGTCGCAACTGGGTAATTCCAAACACCAAATGGACAAGGGCAATTAGCATTTTTATCACATTTAATCTTGTATTTATCGGTTTTTTGATTTTTTCAGGAATTCCAAATTACATTATCATGCATTATATCAATCCATTTAATCCACTACCTAATTTTTAA
- the dltC gene encoding D-alanine--poly(phosphoribitol) ligase subunit DltC — protein MKEQIFDIIETIAATDEFREDLDMDLFEEGILDSMKAIMLIVELEGNFNISLPPSEMDREDWNTANKIIKRVQEKVNEN, from the coding sequence ATGAAAGAACAAATTTTTGACATTATTGAAACAATTGCAGCTACAGATGAATTTAGAGAAGATTTAGATATGGACCTATTTGAAGAGGGAATTCTTGATTCAATGAAAGCAATCATGCTCATTGTCGAGTTAGAGGGAAATTTCAATATCAGCTTACCACCATCTGAAATGGATCGAGAAGACTGGAATACAGCGAATAAAATTATTAAACGCGTTCAGGAAAAAGTCAATGAAAACTAA